The nucleotide window TTCTTGATCCCACATTTGGCGTTTGCCTTCTTCAACATCGCCAAGGCGATCTTGCGCACGAGGGCCATATTCTGCGGGCCGTGCCCTTCACGGAGTCGGTGGTCGTCTTCTCGGAACGCGACATCCAGCACCCAATGGCATGAATTCTCGATGCACCAATGAGCCCGGATCCACGTTTGGAACCGCTTGGCCGATGCCTTCCGCGAGCTGATGTAATACCGCACCTCGTCGCTCGTCCTACCGGCGACCGTGCGGCTGCTGACGAGCACCACGACGGACCGCAACCGGGGCCACACATTCCGGTCCCGGATCGACTCCAGGTCGTCGATCACGAAGCAGAACCGCATCTCCTCGCGCCCGTGGCCCGTTCCTTCGTTGAGGTCGGTCGAGCGGCCCGCGTAGCTCGCCTCTAGGGCCCCCTCGGCCAACCGCTGGATGTCCTCGAGCAGCCGCGGCTGGTTGTCCTTGACCGCCAGCAGGTAGTCCCCCTTGGCGGCCACGATCTGCTGGGCGATGTCCTTCTGGGTGCCCATCGCGTCGATGCTCACCAGGGCCCCCGCGAGGTCCAGCCGCTCCAGCAGTTCCGGGATCGCGGTGATCTCGTTGGACTTCTCGTCGGTCTTCACCTGGGCCAACGTGAGGCCCAACTGCTGAGCCCATGCGCTGACGATGTGTGTGGCCTTGCGAGCCCCCGTGCCGGTGACCCGCTTGGACCCCCGCATGGTCTTCCCGTCGATCGGGATGTGGGGCACCCGGAGGCCCTCGGCGGCGTCCGCGACCCACGCCCGGAAGCACCGCCCGAACGCCTCCGGGCGGACCAGCGCGAACACCCGGTTGAGGGTGTCGTGGGACGGAATCCCGTTGCGCAGCGTCAGCCCCAGCCGGTCCCGGAACCAGGACTCCTTGGCCCGCGCGAACTCGGCGATCGACACGAAGTCATCGGCCCCGACGATCGTCCCACAGGTCACGATCATGAGTACATCAATCAAGTCGTGGAAGCACTTCAACTCGACCCGCGGATCCGGGATCTGGGACAGGTACTCGATTAACGGGCGTGGGCCGGGGGCGGCACTCATCGGCAGACTCCGAGGCGGTGAGGGCGCGCCAGAATCATATGGAGGCGGGGCCGCACATGCGCAGGAGGCGAGCGATGGCCGCTCGATCACACGCCTCAAA belongs to Gemmata obscuriglobus and includes:
- a CDS encoding ISAs1-like element ISGob5 family transposase produces the protein MSAAPGPRPLIEYLSQIPDPRVELKCFHDLIDVLMIVTCGTIVGADDFVSIAEFARAKESWFRDRLGLTLRNGIPSHDTLNRVFALVRPEAFGRCFRAWVADAAEGLRVPHIPIDGKTMRGSKRVTGTGARKATHIVSAWAQQLGLTLAQVKTDEKSNEITAIPELLERLDLAGALVSIDAMGTQKDIAQQIVAAKGDYLLAVKDNQPRLLEDIQRLAEGALEASYAGRSTDLNEGTGHGREEMRFCFVIDDLESIRDRNVWPRLRSVVVLVSSRTVAGRTSDEVRYYISSRKASAKRFQTWIRAHWCIENSCHWVLDVAFREDDHRLREGHGPQNMALVRKIALAMLKKANAKCGIKNRRLKAGWDNTYLEQVLLKNPED